One Cryobacterium psychrophilum DNA segment encodes these proteins:
- the istA gene encoding IS21 family transposase, whose protein sequence is MADYRKILGLLLEGRSYRDVVEIVGCSHRDVARVRQEVEARGLTATVTVSDTELAEWFPDGRRKVSDEYDQPDLARVLAAMKANRHFTLLLAWRRYVDTTDAGKKYGYSQFCALFTGYLRTHDLVAVLRHEPGRAMLVDWAGDTMDIVDTITGEVVRAILFVAVLPFSGLMFCRAYADMKSPAWLDAHVHAFAFFGGVTQIIVPDNPTTSTHRTHQGDAERVVNARYQQLADHYQTAIVPARPKKPRDKASAENAVNVVNKRVIGYLEDDVFTTLSELNTAIEERVREINHDIRRADDTTRWERFDTEERELLGSLPDIGFEDVEWKELKAARNYHVTADTQRYSVPFALAGKLLRVRVTSSRVTIFDGNDSICEHPRLTGRKGQYSTLPEHVPPQHRDIDGLWSRRWFIDRARSAGPATVTVIEQILDSQAIEAQGYLSCQNILDGLGKNNRERLEAACQDLVNRKAHPTYSTLKRLMAAIDSDVKKPRPVTPAASTRKRSSTVVFRDTVTDVYVRDASHYARNEDGK, encoded by the coding sequence ATGGCGGATTATCGGAAAATATTGGGGTTGCTGCTCGAGGGGCGCAGCTACCGCGACGTCGTCGAGATCGTGGGGTGCTCGCATCGCGACGTGGCTCGGGTGCGGCAGGAGGTCGAGGCTCGGGGCCTGACCGCGACCGTTACGGTGAGTGATACCGAGTTGGCGGAATGGTTCCCCGACGGGCGTCGGAAAGTCTCAGACGAGTACGACCAACCCGACCTGGCACGGGTGCTGGCGGCGATGAAAGCAAACCGGCACTTCACGTTGCTGCTGGCCTGGCGCCGCTACGTCGACACCACAGATGCGGGCAAGAAGTACGGGTACTCGCAGTTCTGCGCCCTGTTCACCGGTTATCTTCGCACCCACGATCTCGTCGCGGTGCTCCGCCACGAGCCGGGACGGGCGATGTTGGTGGACTGGGCCGGCGACACGATGGACATCGTCGACACCATCACCGGTGAAGTGGTCCGGGCCATCTTGTTCGTTGCGGTGCTTCCGTTTTCGGGGCTGATGTTTTGCCGCGCCTACGCGGATATGAAATCCCCCGCCTGGCTCGACGCCCACGTTCACGCATTCGCGTTCTTTGGAGGCGTCACGCAGATCATCGTGCCGGACAACCCGACGACGTCGACCCACCGAACCCACCAAGGCGATGCGGAGCGGGTCGTGAACGCCCGATATCAGCAACTCGCTGACCACTATCAGACAGCAATTGTCCCGGCCAGACCGAAAAAGCCGCGCGACAAGGCATCAGCCGAGAATGCGGTGAACGTCGTCAACAAACGCGTCATCGGCTATCTCGAAGACGATGTCTTCACGACCCTGAGCGAATTGAACACCGCAATCGAGGAACGGGTGCGAGAGATCAACCACGACATTCGCCGCGCCGACGACACCACCCGGTGGGAACGCTTCGACACCGAAGAGCGCGAGCTTTTGGGCTCGCTGCCTGATATCGGGTTCGAGGACGTCGAGTGGAAAGAGTTGAAAGCTGCCCGGAACTACCACGTCACCGCGGACACGCAACGCTATTCCGTGCCCTTTGCCCTAGCGGGCAAGCTGCTGCGGGTCCGGGTGACATCGTCTCGGGTGACGATCTTCGACGGCAACGACAGCATCTGCGAACACCCAAGGCTGACAGGTCGGAAGGGCCAGTACTCGACTCTTCCCGAGCATGTTCCGCCGCAGCACCGCGATATCGACGGGTTGTGGTCTAGGCGCTGGTTCATTGACCGGGCGCGCAGCGCCGGGCCGGCGACCGTCACGGTGATCGAGCAGATCCTCGACAGCCAAGCAATCGAAGCGCAAGGATACCTGTCCTGCCAGAACATCCTCGACGGCCTCGGCAAGAACAACCGAGAACGCTTGGAGGCCGCCTGCCAAGACCTCGTCAACCGCAAAGCCCATCCGACGTATTCCACTCTGAAACGGTTGATGGCGGCCATTGATAGTGACGTGAAAAAGCCCCGACCGGTGACCCCGGCGGCCTCGACACGCAAACGCAGCAGCACTGTCGTGTTCCGCGACACCGTCACGGACGTCTATGTCCGTGACGCCTCCCACTACGCCCGAAACGAGGACGGAAAGTGA